The segment ctttataaaatcaaattacatttatgtaaGTTTATCAAAATGGAAGAATAATTCaaagaatgtatattttaacaatttatattcatataatgtaACTCATAAATAATGCTTAAATAACATAAACTGAAGAgatttttcgatatatattataaaaatgttttctgcaatattacttttgttggaactttgaaattttacaaatcaagatttgcaaaaaaatgtttagatGAAAACACGTAGTTGGAAAGACACAATTAgcattaaagaatattaacattaatatatattaacattaaagaaTGTTAATACGATTATAGCGGATCCTACGGCAACCAGCGAGAAATGGATAGAAATGCGACCTCGAGGTGGTAAAGAACTCGACGTGCGCGTGGTGGCACACTCAACTGTGTATCATCGTGCTACTAATTCCTTGCTGGTATATGGCGGCGTGGTTGCCAGCGTCGCCCGTTTCAGCAAATTGTCAGATCGAATGTTTGTCTTTCAACTGGACAGGAAGGTCTGGTCTGAAATTCATTATCCGAGGGCCCATTTGCGAGACACGTACGTGCCGAGAGAACGCGCGTTCCACACGTGTAATATAATAGGTAATTTATAgatctattattatacaaatattctttataatattacacttgtttaatataaaattactaaaatataacaatgtatacatttttatttatagattcgtattatcttgcattttttttaagtttaagatGCACACAACAATTATTGCTATATTCTTTCGACAGGAAATTATCTGGTAGTATTCGGCGGATATTCTCATAGACATAACAAAGAGGAAATCTGTTATGACAATCAGATGTATCTTTATCATCTCGGTTGTCACGCCTGGGTGAGCCACGATGTGCTAGGCTTAAACGATAAAGGTAAAACacgcttttaattaattcgatgtataaatttatttgtttatattgatttaaatgtgtttgatatatttaataatattcccaCTTTTTAGATTCCCGTTATCCTAAACAGCAGGGCGTATTTGCACACGCGGCGGATGTACGTAATGGAAATATCCTGTTACTTGTTGGTGGATATCACGGCAACGTAAATGCCGATCTTCTTGCGTACACTTTGCCGCCCATGTTGGCGCCAGGAGATGAGGACTATATCGAACCGGAACAAATTTGCTCGAGACACAAGAGTCTGATGGAATGCGCGGCAAATCCCGAATGCGGCTGGTGTTCCGCGGACGAGGTATTCCTTATTTATCAATCTTCTCCTGAAATATTCTTCATTCCTTTtccacatttttataaaatttttttatgacactTTGCAGATATGTTATGGTCGGACGATAGGTAGCAATTGCACGACGAATCTGCAGACGACGCGTTGTCCAGGGGTTTGTCCCGCTTTGGGTGACTGTCATTCCTGTCTGATACATGGTCAACCTGGCGGTGGCTGGGGCACAAACTTTCGCGGCAGAAAATCCGTCTCGAACAAGCTTAACCTGGGTACGTGCACGTGGTGCGTCCAGAACGCTCGTTGCCATCACAAGGACGATAATTATGGAGTATGCGGCTTGCGAGACGACACACCCTCACAGATACCAGGCTGGTGGGGTTCGAAAGGCACGGAGATCACAAAAGTCGAGGAGTGCCGGGAGATGGACAAGAGACCGGGTCTGACTTTCCTTAAATATAAGCCGCCGGTGAATTTCAGTCAGCCCGACTCGGTTGCCATAGTAAACGCGACCACGGTCGATTTTATGCCATCCATGCAAGGCGCAAAAACAGAGGCAGCGTTAGGTGGCGAGATGATCGCCAGGCTGACTGGCTTTCTCAGACCACCGAATTATTTTTGGGACAGCGCGGCAGAGCAGTTAAAGATCTGCGTCGGTTACAATAGCGCGACACTTCGTGTATCACGAAATGATGATCCCGATAAACTGGTGAGTTATATTTACCACTTGGCATTTAATTgcattaacaaattataaaagagatatcttctgaaaaatattaaaacacacAATTGTAAtttcacataaattttatttatatataataaaacaataggatttattacaaattatttacaaattgaaatattcttattgCATAACACTGATCGAGAAcgaatttaatcatttttttcttaaattttattataattaaattatctataaaataatttaacttatatTCAGGAACTAGTCGCCAATTTAACTGCGGAAACATCACAATATATACCAATAAAGTGGGCAGATGGACATCCAATGGAGTTACAACCAGGCCGTTACCTGTTGGATTTTGAATCGAAAAGAATGGTGACCGCAAGCTATGCTCATGCGAGCAAAATGGAGATCACACACAATAAGAAGACGGAAAATCCGAAAGTCTTTACATTTGAATACCTAGAGCCATATCAAAACGGTTCTTGTCATCAATACGGCAACTGCCTACATTGTTTGACAGATTCCTCATGTGGTTGGTGCGACATCACTCATCAGTGTCTACCGCGCTCGGCTAACGAGACAGAAAGCTGTGCGGCGGATGTGGACTGGGACGAGCGCGGCGAACCGATACGCGAGTGGCATTACTTGACGATTACACCATCGACGTGCGCCAACTGCTCCAACTACATCTCCTGCGAGTCGTGTGTGGGTACTAAACTGTGTGAATGGTGGACGGAGGAGGCAAAATGCGCGCGGATCGGTCGATTGCCAAACGCTGTGGTGAGTCTAGAGCAATGCCCAATTCCGTGTCGACAACGCTTCAACTGTACTCAGTGCCTAGACGAGCGCGGTAGATGTGTATGGTGTGAGGCCACGCGCGAATGCTTCTCCTTTTCCGTGTACACGTCCGAGTATCAATTCGGCCTATGCCGAGAATGGATGGATCAGGCAGGTCTAATGGGCGTCACATCACGCAGCTCGTCGTTGACCGGCAACGATCAGTGCAAGAGCTGCAGTCGGCACTCAAACTGTTCCAGTTGCTTACACTCGCTCAGTTGTGGATGGTGCTACAGCCTGGAAAATCCCATTACCGGCGTGTGCGTGCAGGGTGATTTCAATCAGCCACATGTCAACTGTAGTGCAGTTATCAATGAGGATCGAAACAGTAGTCTAAAAGCAGATGAATCTGGCTGGGCGTACGCGCAATGTCCCGACGTAGACGAATGCGATCTCGGCCTTCACGATTGTCATTCCGACGCACTTTGCACCAATACGCACGGCAGCTTCAGCTGTCAATGCAAGCGCGGTTTTAACGGTGACGGCAAGGAGAACTGTACCAAAACTTGTTACGAAAGATGTGTCAACGGATATTGCAGCGAAGCACCGGATTACAAGTGTGAATGCAACCTTGGCTGGACCGGACCGGACTGTCGGACTAACTGCGGCTGTTACAATCACTCCACGTGCATGCAGGTAAACACAAAGAttgtacacatatgtataacatatacatGCCTCCGATAGGCAAATTATGGAAACATTACACAATAATAGCATCGTGATTTAACgaaaaatttctcaataattgcACTAAAATAATTCgacatgaaataaaattttgtaaataacatttatcaaaaattagaCCAATTCAATttagtgtataaatattttataattatttcaatagttaaaaatgtgaaaaatataaaattatagctttcaatatttgtgcaatataacaaaacagtttacaatatttacagcATTTTCagacaaaatatttgtaatgttataattaataaattagattaatacgctaatttaaataagaaaaaaatttatggaaacaAGTTAActaataacaattttgtttaaaagaaatattaaatatatatatatatatatatattatgttatgttGTTTGAAAAGTAAGACTAACGTTTCAGGATAACTTGTAAATATCACGTTCAAATTCTTAATGTATGGCatactttattacaaaaactttaattttttgtcacaCACTCACTTGGCAGATATAATTCTTGTAAAAGTATAATGAATGAGATGTCAGTAACATAAACAAGTCAGAACGTGGTCAAGACATCACGTTACCAGATTATTTGAAATCTCAAATGTTCAACAAAGAGTTTCCAAAAATTCGATTGACATGAAAATCGTTCCgagtctttatttaaaattaatattttatattgcaatatttctatattacaatttagaaataattatgtatttttgtaagCACACATATGGATTAATTTGACTTTCCTTTATGCACAATTGTATTTCTACATGTTTAAACATAATGtagctaattttttttttaattacgtagcataatatatagctaatatttttcttagttgaattttttctaaatttcttaTGCAAATATACTACTAAGATAATTCGCTATATTGTTAGTTTTGCTGAAAtactatttacatattaattgcGCAAAcagttatcaatattttctaaaagatcaatatttttatatttatttttcaaaaaaatatatctatataattacaaatcataaattttatgcaagatttcatcgtataattttataaatgttgtcCTATCGGATGTGCAaacatttgaatttttaaatttctaggGACCAGGTATCTGCGATGAATGTCAAGACTGGACGATCGGACGCTACTGCGAGGAGTGCAAAGCAGGCAGCTACGGAAACGCGACGATGCCGTTGGGATGCCGCGAATGTGATTGCAACGGACACGGTGACATTGAGCTCGGCGTATGCGATCGACAGACCGGGATGTGCTTCTGCCGTGATAACACTGAGGGTGACAAGTGCCATCGTTGTAAGCGCGGCTACTATGGCGATCCACGTGACGGCGGAATGTGTTATTACGGCTGTATGTCACGAGGTATGCTAGGTGGCGTAGGAAATGGCAAGCAGGGTCTCGGTAGCCGACATTCGCAATCCTCGCTCTGGGGAAGCCACGCGGGCGACTCGCCGACAAGGGAGTGTCTCTGGATCGTCAGTCCCGAGACGAATCTTTCGTCAGACGCGACTACACCAGCGATTCAGAGCGTGATACAATTCACCATTCACGACGATATCAACGTGAGCTGCCAGGAAAACAGCGTGTACGTGTATGACGGTCTGCCAGAGTTTGTCTCATCCACCGGTGGTCACCAGAGCCAATTACTGGGTGTGTACTGTACGGAGAGCACTGACTATCCAGTGACGGTAGAAGCTAAATCCGGTTTTTTGACAGTGCATTACAAACAATTAGATGAGGTCGAGGGTTTCAATGCAAGCTACGTGGTGATGACATGCAATAATTGTCCGGGAAATCGCGAGTGTCGAAGCGGCAACTGCCTCTGCAAGTCCGGATATGTCGGCATCAATTGCGACGTGGAGATATGTCCAAACAACTGTACCGCCTCGAAAAAACGCGGTGTCTGCGACAAAGGATACGGCCGCTGCGTTTGCATATCGGACTACGGTGGCCGCGACTGTTCCATCCCGCTCAAGGATTATCAATTAATCTTCACGGAGCTATTCAACTCGGAATATTTAGCCGATCATTTGGATCATTTGAGGAAAACACTACCGCGCTTCGGCCATAGTCTGGTGGCCGATCGACGCGGCAGTCTATGGATGTTTGGCGGCTATTCGCTTAGCCACGGACCCTTGAACGACATCAGGCTCTTCGATACGAAAAACAACACGTGGATGCCGGTGACGGTCGAGTCTACTTCAGAGGCGTCCATGCCACAGGGCCGCTACTTCCACGCCGCCGAAATCGTGCACAGTAGGCAGCAAATCTACGTATATGGCGGTTTATCGATGAAGGACGAGGATGTGCAAGGACTGTCGAATAACACTCTCAACGACTTTTGGAAGTTTAGTCTGCAGAATCAACGATGGAGTCAGATCGTACAGGACGAATCGAAAAAGGAGCCGTTACCGTTGGCTGGTCATACGCTGACTCTACGCAGAGATGGAGAATCGGAAAGTTTGATTCTGATCGGTGGTTTCAGCCCCAAGTACGGATACCTGGATACTGTTTGGGAATTTAATCTTGAAACGGAGACTTGGGACACGGTCAATACCGACGGGAATGGACCTCTGGGTGTTTACGGTCATTCTACAGTGTATCACGGCAAATCAGATAGCTTCTATGTCTTTGGTGGTTACATATACGCAGTGAACAGAACTTTCATTTCGAACAAGTTGTACGCCCTGAATTACAAGACACGAACGTGGTCCGTACTGCCACCGTTTGAGGACGATTTTACCGATGGCACCAGCTTGCCGCAAGCTAGATTTTTGCATTCCGCGGTCACGACGGATGAATACATGGTGATATTCGGCGGCCGACAAAATCCTCACAACACCTCGGACTCGCTGATAGCGTACAAGTATTCATGCAATCTATGGATACGTTTGATAACAAGAGATATGGAAACGATCGGCAGTCCACCACCGCCGGCCTACGCTCACGCGATGACCCACGCCGATCCAGAGTCGAATGCCATTTACGTCGTTGGCGGCTTCGATGGCGGTATAAAAAGTCATGTCACGTTGATCAGCATACCGGAGGATCTATGCAAGCTGTGGACAGACAAGATTACatgcagaaaatattttggttGCTCATTTTGCGCCGTTACCACCATTGTCGGCATCAACGACTCATTTTGCTTTTCGAACGAGATTTCGAGCAACCGTGACGACAAATGTGACATCAACGTCACTCAAGCGCAACGATCGAACGGAATATTCTGCAACTCGGACTGGATGGTTAGCAGAAAGTGTCAGAGCTTCAAGACTTGCACAGAATGTTTGGCAGAATGGCCGTACTACAAAGAAGACAAGCTAGTTTGCAAATGGTGCACCAACTGTCCGCATGGTGTTTCGTCCAAATGCATTCCGTTTGATCGAGACTGCGACGAACAGACGCAAGGACTGGATAAATTATCATGTACCATGTCGGTCACCAATGTGAATCAATGCAAGGAACGCAAGTGTCCGGCAAGCGACTGCGAGAAATGCAACAGTCTCGGCGATTGCGTGTGGACGAGGCAAGTACTGAAGACCGAGCTGGGACCGAAATTGACAGGAGAACCCGTCTACGACTGGAACTGCGTATCGGACAATATCTTTGAGCGATCCAGTATAAAAATGAGCAGCACGCAATGCGGGAGAAGGTGTTCCGAGCACAAAGACTGCAGGAGCTGCTTGAAGGGTACCGGCGCCGAAGGCGGATGGAGCGAATGTAGATGGTCCACACGATTAAACGAATGCATCTCACCGTCGTACCAGCCACTCTACTGCGCCGGCGGTGTTTGTGGTTTAGTATTGCGTAGCGCGGACATGGACCATTGTCCAGAACCGTGTTCGGTTTTCAAGCAATGCAGCACCTGTCTGAAGCACTCGCACTGCGGCTGGTGCTCCCTCGACTCTGCTGACGTAACCGGTCAAGGGATATGCACGGAAGGATCACTCGAAGCCCCGACCGATCATCCAGCAGGCGGTACCTGCGAAATGCTTTATCATCAACATTTCCCGGGAACCGAAGCGCCGACCACCACAACATTACATCCCGATTCTCTAAAACAGCAAGACAACAACATCACGTTATCGTTTCCATTACCTAATCACACGACACCAGAGTTTTCATGGCACTATGTCCGCTGCCCGCCGGAGAACGAATGCGAAAACGGACATCACACCTGTTCACCGAAGAGCGAGAAGTGTTTCGATCTGGAGGAGGGTTTCGAATGCAAATGCGGAGACGGATACAAGACCGAAGCTTCCTGGGGCAGCGATTTCGGTAAAAAGATCTGTGTGCCAATGTGCACGCAGGGTTGCGTGAGAGGGACATGCGTGGAACCAGACTCGTGTCGTTGCGATTTTGGCTACGTGGGCGCCAACTGTTCCATCCAGTGCCAGTGCAACGGTCACAGCGACTGCTTGGGCCCGGATAAGCTCGATGAGTGCACAAAGTGCCATAATAACACAATGGGACCTCAATGCGAGAAATGCATGCCGCTGTTCGTCGGTAACCCCGCGGACAATGGTCAGTGCGTGCCGTGTCTCGAGTACTGCAACGGACACACGTCGATCTGTATCAACGACAGCATGACCGTGCCCGACCCGCTTTCGGTGGGTAAGATGCCGTATGAGCTGTTAAGCAAGCAACTAGGCGAGGGACCTGTGGCCAAGGCCAAATGCATCAATTGCGGAAACAACACCAAGGGCGACAAGTGCGGTGAGTGCATGACCGGTTATTTCCGTGGCACGGAGGATCTACGCGACGTGTGTCGAGCGTGCGAATGCCACGGTCACGGCTTCACGTGCGATCCCGTGACTGGCGAGAAGTGCAATTGCGGTAACAATACGGAAAGTGAGCCGTCCTGCATCGGGGGTCCCATGAAAGGCACGAACACGGGCGGCACGCCATGCTGGAAGGTGCAGTGCAGCAAGTGCAGGGAGAATTACGCCGGCACGCCGACGATGGGCCATCAGTGCTACAAGACCGTCACAGTTGACAACAAAATGTGCTTTGACTCGAAATTGATAGGTAATAACAATAGAAAACACAAGACCGAGAGACTAGGGTTGTTTGTGtaacgataaataataatataattgacacAAAAGAATCGTGTTTGATATCCTGCATCATTTTAACAACCGTGTGGAAGATTACGCTAATACATACTGTTGTCTTATTTCAGACGAGTGCAAGATGAAACCAAAACCCTTGAATCCCGGCCAGACTGTTTTCTATATGGTGCAGCCCCGATTTATGAACGTAGACATCAGAGTTATGGTGGATGTCACTCAAGGCGCCTTGGATTTGTTTTTAAGTCCTCGGGACGACTCCTTTGTCGTCACTTTGAACTCATCGACCGGATATCAAGACgtacaatattttctcttatttaagcTTTTCCTTGATATTTTTccagtaaaaattaatatcaatttcgtcgaattaaatttttccattttttactATCACCTCTATTTATCTATAACTTAtctattactttttcatcaaaGAAAGTTCAAGCACTGTCCCTAATACTCGTAGGTTGAGCTGGACAGCAGATTCAGGTGGCGGCCCGATCATTCCGACACCTGGATGGATGAACAGTCCAACAGCAAGCTCCGGATCGTCGAGTTTCACTCTCATGGTTTCGGCGCGATAAATGGCACCACCACGGAACCGACATGGAATACAGGACCTCAGTATTTCGTGATGGAGCGCTACGCGGAGAACTTGGCCACCTTCTTGACGATCGACCGACGAAACACGTTCCTGGTGATACGTAATCTAACGAATCGACTGGTGCTGACATTACCACAGGATAAACACGAGCTCGGCCAGACCAAGTTTCACATCGCCCTACGAGCAATTGAGCCGTCGAATCCGGAACTAAACGGCCGTGCCGCTTATGGGATGATCTTCTTTCGGCAGGATCAGTTGCACATCGATCTGTTCGTCTTTTTCTCGTGTTTCTTTTCCTGCTTCTTCCTATTTTTGGCGGCATGCGTGGTCGCATGGAAGACGAAACAGGCGGCAGACGTGCGCCGCGCCCGGCGTCGCCACGTCGTCGAGATGCTGCACATGGCGAAGCGACCGTTCGCCTCGGCGACGATAATCTATGACCGGGATGGCGGCGAGTGCAGCCCGAGCTCGCCGCAGCGCAAGGGCAGACGTGGCAAGCACGTCAACTTCCACAGCGACGTGAGACCGGTCGCCGTCGAGCCCACCGATGACAGCGTCGCTGCTGTCGCCACGGTGTTCATTAGGTTACCCGGCGGCCGCCAAGCACCCGTTAAACTGGCCCTGGGCAGTTCACTCATACTCTTGACCCGAGTCTACCCTGTCAATAGCCGAGTGTTCCTTAGGCGTAGAAATAGCCACGCGACGAACTGAGCCCGCGTCACAGTGGAATCTCGATCTCGACAATCTTCGAGTTCCACATCACAAGCACCGATCTTTTCGTTGAACTCCTCCGGGACATCGTTGAGGGTCTCCGATGTTTGAgtgcattttattatgaattaagATAACTATAGTAGAGCCTGggtttaattaataaccttaggaaattatatatcagaTTTAACGGACAAATTTCTCCTTTTAGGACGCAGTTTTAACACGTTAAAGATAACAAATGAGATATAACATAATTGGATTATAACGtaaattttaacgaaatatatatatactttgctATAATCGTAATATTTCCGATACATCACACATAATTTTATCGCTTCTGTGTGGAaactgttttcttttattgatCTCATCGCACACgcgcattattaaaattggcAACAGGGACAGCGATATCGGATCTATGGAAGCTTTTCCCACACGATAAATACATAGAATATATCGAATACAGGcgtgtaaaataattctaattaatttttattaattagattaattaatattacgccGCGcgcgaattttatattacatttttatattgcattcACGAATCCGGAGATCTTCGAAAACAAAAAACCGGAATCGTAGGTAAAATCcaagatgtttaaaaatatgtaacgaATCGTGAAATCATCTTACGGATCCAAATACGAGTGCATCTATCACTCTGGAGAAGCGCATACCGAAAAATGTGCGAATTCTCGGTATCTAagaatttatatgtgtgtgtattgatACACAAATATCGTATCATGGGTCTGTAAAtggataaatcttttttttatcattatttgttAAACCCTATTATTACGTAACATAGTTATAAGAGGAGAAAAACCGAAATCGtaagattatttaatctaaatataatatattgtcgTATATCATTCCATGACGAGACTGtatacacgtttgtatatacaaCAATCTGTAATTACGTATTAATTCgaactttatatacatttttgtagAGATATTTTACGAGACGAATATTGATCTCGCCTCGTAGAACATTCGTGGCAACTATACCCGCAAGATGATGAAATCAATCACGCGCGTATCTGTATCAGCTGAACGAACAGTATTAGAATTGTTGATTAGAGAGACGGAGCTCAACGATGATGTGTATGTTAACAAGGTTCCTATGCCAAAACTGATTAGTGAATGAATGTGAAAACGtcctaaatataataatatattatttatcataagtAAGAGGAAGGGGGAGAAGAAGTAAAGAAAAGTTTCTAGGAGAAGTAGagaagattgaaaattttttccgaaaaaagaaatgtactTGCGCAGAGAAAGAATTTCAAACTCGCGTGTCGCAAACTTTTATAactaattgaaaaaaacatacgcTCAATAGGCTGTTTTTGATCACAGATCATGATTATGgtattaaatatcaatcaaAATGT is part of the Anoplolepis gracilipes chromosome 2, ASM4749672v1, whole genome shotgun sequence genome and harbors:
- the Megf8 gene encoding multiple epidermal growth factor-like domains protein 8, with translation MGWVISTAAWIFIWSYLLRSINLAPQPSPKQVPCDKTRKVFTDSWGIISDGPMGSNYTQDSHCEWLIKANHSRQFITLSFRTMGTECSYDYVFVYDGDSFRSPLLGSFSGKTEPQQVTSSSGYMLILLYSDTNYVLDGFHAEFSVTDCPNNCTHHGKCINNTCFCENDWVGKDCSRALCPNNCSGAGICGLKRCECNSGYSGQSCSLHKTHPEGNRWHWLSHSEGGLRPRAAHTAVYVQETDSLYVFGGYDLNYILSDLEVYRFSTSQWEDEYGNVLESAASAEYLDPMLIATELRNPGAKEIYGLPTSSLIWKVLYSIKDNNTFSLLDRTNGNHSTREFRNMPKENEKSRSTIRIDRNDNLRRKHPRNIRSRYSQMSTRYRRNLENLYRDHDTTDVQNDNAKWEEQVVAGSAEDNIFMQEFVDSKLTTSESVKEEVTEPTIDDLPKPGPRYGHAACKYQDGFVIYGGKVSEEDGSVSNELWHYNVHKRVWTLRAKNSPFYPPRLTRHTLTLAGDYIYLFGGSTIDGEFSSRLYKIKLHLSDPTATSEKWIEMRPRGGKELDVRVVAHSTVYHRATNSLLVYGGVVASVARFSKLSDRMFVFQLDRKVWSEIHYPRAHLRDTYVPRERAFHTCNIIGNYLVVFGGYSHRHNKEEICYDNQMYLYHLGCHAWVSHDVLGLNDKDSRYPKQQGVFAHAADVRNGNILLLVGGYHGNVNADLLAYTLPPMLAPGDEDYIEPEQICSRHKSLMECAANPECGWCSADEICYGRTIGSNCTTNLQTTRCPGVCPALGDCHSCLIHGQPGGGWGTNFRGRKSVSNKLNLGTCTWCVQNARCHHKDDNYGVCGLRDDTPSQIPGWWGSKGTEITKVEECREMDKRPGLTFLKYKPPVNFSQPDSVAIVNATTVDFMPSMQGAKTEAALGGEMIARLTGFLRPPNYFWDSAAEQLKICVGYNSATLRVSRNDDPDKLELVANLTAETSQYIPIKWADGHPMELQPGRYLLDFESKRMVTASYAHASKMEITHNKKTENPKVFTFEYLEPYQNGSCHQYGNCLHCLTDSSCGWCDITHQCLPRSANETESCAADVDWDERGEPIREWHYLTITPSTCANCSNYISCESCVGTKLCEWWTEEAKCARIGRLPNAVVSLEQCPIPCRQRFNCTQCLDERGRCVWCEATRECFSFSVYTSEYQFGLCREWMDQAGLMGVTSRSSSLTGNDQCKSCSRHSNCSSCLHSLSCGWCYSLENPITGVCVQGDFNQPHVNCSAVINEDRNSSLKADESGWAYAQCPDVDECDLGLHDCHSDALCTNTHGSFSCQCKRGFNGDGKENCTKTCYERCVNGYCSEAPDYKCECNLGWTGPDCRTNCGCYNHSTCMQGPGICDECQDWTIGRYCEECKAGSYGNATMPLGCRECDCNGHGDIELGVCDRQTGMCFCRDNTEGDKCHRCKRGYYGDPRDGGMCYYGCMSRGMLGGVGNGKQGLGSRHSQSSLWGSHAGDSPTRECLWIVSPETNLSSDATTPAIQSVIQFTIHDDINVSCQENSVYVYDGLPEFVSSTGGHQSQLLGVYCTESTDYPVTVEAKSGFLTVHYKQLDEVEGFNASYVVMTCNNCPGNRECRSGNCLCKSGYVGINCDVEICPNNCTASKKRGVCDKGYGRCVCISDYGGRDCSIPLKDYQLIFTELFNSEYLADHLDHLRKTLPRFGHSLVADRRGSLWMFGGYSLSHGPLNDIRLFDTKNNTWMPVTVESTSEASMPQGRYFHAAEIVHSRQQIYVYGGLSMKDEDVQGLSNNTLNDFWKFSLQNQRWSQIVQDESKKEPLPLAGHTLTLRRDGESESLILIGGFSPKYGYLDTVWEFNLETETWDTVNTDGNGPLGVYGHSTVYHGKSDSFYVFGGYIYAVNRTFISNKLYALNYKTRTWSVLPPFEDDFTDGTSLPQARFLHSAVTTDEYMVIFGGRQNPHNTSDSLIAYKYSCNLWIRLITRDMETIGSPPPPAYAHAMTHADPESNAIYVVGGFDGGIKSHVTLISIPEDLCKLWTDKITCRKYFGCSFCAVTTIVGINDSFCFSNEISSNRDDKCDINVTQAQRSNGIFCNSDWMVSRKCQSFKTCTECLAEWPYYKEDKLVCKWCTNCPHGVSSKCIPFDRDCDEQTQGLDKLSCTMSVTNVNQCKERKCPASDCEKCNSLGDCVWTRQVLKTELGPKLTGEPVYDWNCVSDNIFERSSIKMSSTQCGRRCSEHKDCRSCLKGTGAEGGWSECRWSTRLNECISPSYQPLYCAGGVCGLVLRSADMDHCPEPCSVFKQCSTCLKHSHCGWCSLDSADVTGQGICTEGSLEAPTDHPAGGTCEMLYHQHFPGTEAPTTTTLHPDSLKQQDNNITLSFPLPNHTTPEFSWHYVRCPPENECENGHHTCSPKSEKCFDLEEGFECKCGDGYKTEASWGSDFGKKICVPMCTQGCVRGTCVEPDSCRCDFGYVGANCSIQCQCNGHSDCLGPDKLDECTKCHNNTMGPQCEKCMPLFVGNPADNGQCVPCLEYCNGHTSICINDSMTVPDPLSVGKMPYELLSKQLGEGPVAKAKCINCGNNTKGDKCGECMTGYFRGTEDLRDVCRACECHGHGFTCDPVTGEKCNCGNNTESEPSCIGGPMKGTNTGGTPCWKVQCSKCRENYAGTPTMGHQCYKTVTVDNKMCFDSKLIDECKMKPKPLNPGQTVFYMVQPRFMNVDIRVMVDVTQGALDLFLSPRDDSFVVTLNSSTGYQDVELDSRFRWRPDHSDTWMDEQSNSKLRIVEFHSHGFGAINGTTTEPTWNTGPQYFVMERYAENLATFLTIDRRNTFLVIRNLTNRLVLTLPQDKHELGQTKFHIALRAIEPSNPELNGRAAYGMIFFRQDQLHIDLFVFFSCFFSCFFLFLAACVVAWKTKQAADVRRARRRHVVEMLHMAKRPFASATIIYDRDGGECSPSSPQRKGRRGKHVNFHSDVRPVAVEPTDDSVAAVATVFIRLPGGRQAPVKLALGSSLILLTRVYPVNSRVFLRRRNSHATN